A portion of the Calothrix sp. 336/3 genome contains these proteins:
- a CDS encoding metallophosphoesterase: protein MRFISEPPIPVKIQKMKERVRWMHPSIVQRGIDQTAMVLDDGKEENPEFSFLVMGDSGTQSHYQQNPQRLVAELMLPHLEECRFALHTGDVVYMVGSHEYYPQNFIEPYREFLVGGENWKNIHSDRMVFKTPILPVLGNHDYYDVPLMYRLIAGMTLPLRKLFRYKDVEIGWHGSNQGKAYAQAFLDYLKAYLSPEQIALHLDKYYTGKTDTGRCLRYQPGHFTRLPNRYYTFRYGGIDFFALDSNTFNKPIPLPDTLEGTNYRQKLAKQRQEIEQEELQLLEACNKCDPENSEQLDALQAKLYQIDEVKIDIEKQLASHAEDTTDWEQLQWLRDRLIASWENPQVRGRIIYFHHPPFVTEASKWHQAQTLAVRRRLRWVFDAVAAKVTNITEGRSIVDLIFNGHAHCLEYLHTVDTGHADSHLNCIICGGSGRRPRRQRPEGGDLAEIFEVPEGRVIRKVADSKLFLGRNGYSSTKRLPYSSLRVDVQPGNPPKFILKPLVVERFAGEWHYPELEPLIMG from the coding sequence ATGAGATTTATTTCTGAACCGCCAATTCCAGTCAAAATCCAAAAAATGAAAGAACGGGTGCGATGGATGCATCCTAGTATTGTGCAACGGGGAATTGACCAAACGGCAATGGTTCTAGATGATGGAAAAGAGGAGAATCCAGAATTTTCTTTTTTGGTGATGGGGGATAGTGGAACCCAGTCACATTACCAACAAAATCCCCAGCGTCTAGTCGCAGAGCTAATGCTACCCCACCTGGAAGAATGTCGCTTTGCTCTACATACAGGTGATGTGGTTTACATGGTGGGTTCCCATGAATATTATCCGCAAAACTTTATTGAACCCTATCGGGAGTTTCTTGTCGGTGGAGAAAACTGGAAAAATATCCATAGCGATCGCATGGTATTTAAAACTCCCATCCTCCCAGTACTCGGCAACCATGACTACTACGATGTCCCCCTGATGTACCGTCTCATTGCTGGGATGACTCTCCCCCTACGTAAACTCTTTCGCTACAAAGATGTGGAAATCGGTTGGCATGGTTCTAACCAGGGCAAAGCCTACGCCCAAGCATTTCTTGATTATCTCAAAGCCTATCTGTCTCCGGAACAAATAGCACTCCACCTCGATAAATATTACACTGGCAAAACTGACACCGGACGCTGTTTGCGTTATCAACCCGGACATTTCACCCGTTTACCCAACCGCTACTACACCTTCCGCTATGGTGGGATTGATTTCTTCGCCTTAGATTCTAATACCTTTAACAAACCCATACCCCTACCAGACACCCTCGAAGGTACCAACTATCGTCAAAAATTAGCCAAGCAACGCCAGGAAATTGAGCAAGAAGAATTACAGTTATTAGAAGCTTGTAATAAATGCGACCCTGAAAACTCCGAACAATTAGACGCTCTCCAAGCCAAGTTATACCAAATTGATGAAGTTAAAATCGACATCGAAAAACAACTTGCCTCCCATGCAGAAGACACTACCGACTGGGAACAATTGCAATGGTTGCGTGACAGGTTAATCGCTTCCTGGGAAAATCCTCAAGTGCGCGGACGTATTATTTATTTCCACCATCCCCCCTTCGTCACGGAAGCCAGTAAGTGGCATCAAGCACAAACCCTGGCAGTCCGTCGTCGTCTGCGCTGGGTGTTTGATGCGGTGGCAGCAAAAGTCACAAATATTACCGAGGGTCGCTCGATTGTGGATTTAATCTTTAACGGTCATGCCCACTGCTTAGAATACTTACACACCGTTGATACAGGACACGCAGACTCCCATCTTAACTGTATCATTTGTGGTGGTAGTGGTCGCCGTCCCCGTCGTCAGCGTCCCGAAGGGGGAGATTTAGCAGAAATTTTTGAAGTTCCAGAAGGCAGAGTTATCCGTAAAGTTGCTGACTCTAAATTATTCCTTGGTCGTAATGGCTACAGCAGCACAAAACGTTTACCCTATTCCTCTTTGCGGGTAGATGTACAACCAGGAAACCCCCCTAAGTTTATTCTCAAACCTTTGGTGGTAGAAAGATTTGCCGGAGAATGGCACTATCCAGAGTTGGAACCCTTAATCATGGGGTGA
- a CDS encoding type II toxin-antitoxin system ParD family antitoxin: MNIRLKPEDEQFIQAQIARGKYENPEDVISKALRLLDEWEKGYQNWVEETRQKVEVAAEQLERGEGIEGEVVVERLREKLRQARENQR; the protein is encoded by the coding sequence ATGAATATTCGACTTAAGCCAGAAGATGAGCAATTTATTCAAGCACAAATTGCCAGGGGTAAATATGAAAATCCGGAAGATGTTATTAGTAAAGCATTGAGATTATTGGATGAGTGGGAGAAAGGCTATCAAAATTGGGTGGAAGAAACTCGTCAAAAAGTAGAAGTTGCTGCTGAACAATTGGAACGAGGTGAAGGAATTGAGGGGGAAGTTGTGGTTGAACGACTGCGAGAAAAACTGCGGCAAGCTCGAGAGAATCAAAGATGA
- a CDS encoding type II toxin-antitoxin system RelE/ParE family toxin: MKQHIISPEANQDLEEIIDYFTSHNIDAGERFVDEFNKKCRYLANFPNMGRSYADIKDYLRDLPLEGYIILYRVTDTGIEILRVVSGYRDLESLFVDADND, from the coding sequence ATGAAACAGCACATTATCTCTCCAGAAGCGAATCAAGATTTAGAAGAAATTATTGATTATTTCACAAGCCATAATATTGATGCAGGGGAGCGTTTTGTTGATGAGTTTAATAAAAAATGTAGATATCTGGCGAATTTCCCCAATATGGGACGCAGTTATGCAGATATTAAGGATTACTTGCGAGACTTACCATTAGAAGGTTACATAATTCTCTATCGAGTTACTGACACTGGAATTGAGATTTTGCGTGTAGTTAGTGGTTATAGAGATTTGGAGTCTTTATTTGTGGATGCAGATAACGATTAA
- a CDS encoding ABC transporter ATP-binding protein: MKTGKIRKSLRQLLAVFRYSGKAVVLVWNTHQLLTITLALLTLISGLLPGIVAYIGKLIVDAVVLSNQVNSQNQGVVNHSGALMYVGLEAVAVIVLTGSLRGLTICQSLLRALLAQRVNVLILEKALTLELAQFEDSEFYDKMMNARREASIRPLSLVNRTFGLVQSGLSLFTYGALLIKFSFWAVVALIIAAMPAFVAETKFAGQAFRLFTWRAPESRQQHYLETLVAREDFAKEVKLYQLGQMLLGRYHGVFQQMYREDRDLTLRRGFWGYVLSLLSTAAFYIAYGWIVMETMVGKITLGDMTMYLTVFRQGQNTFAGALTSIGGMYEDNLYLANLYEFLESEVTPPQGRATQGSKPGDGIRFIDVTFTYPGSSEPALKQISFHIQPGEKLAIAGENGSGKTTLIKLLTRLYQPDSGIILLDGLDLQAWDVDILRRRMGVIFQNFVRYQFTVGENIGVGDVENLQEQQRWKTSAEKGMALSFIEKLPAGFSTQLGKWFKGGQELSGGQWQKIALSRALMRTSADILVLDEPTSAIDAQAEYEIFNHFRTLTKHQMVFLISHRFSTVRMADKILVIEHGEILEQGSHAELLALDGRYAQLFHLQAAGYR, translated from the coding sequence ATGAAGACTGGGAAAATACGTAAATCTCTGCGTCAGCTCCTCGCTGTGTTTCGCTACAGTGGGAAAGCTGTGGTTTTGGTTTGGAATACTCATCAACTCTTAACTATTACTCTCGCCCTACTTACCCTCATCTCTGGCTTACTGCCAGGAATTGTTGCCTATATCGGTAAGTTAATTGTGGATGCGGTAGTTCTATCTAACCAAGTTAATTCACAAAATCAGGGTGTTGTCAATCATTCTGGAGCATTAATGTATGTCGGTTTAGAAGCTGTGGCGGTGATTGTTTTGACTGGTAGTTTGCGGGGGCTAACTATTTGTCAGTCACTGTTGCGAGCGCTACTAGCTCAGAGGGTGAATGTACTGATTTTAGAAAAAGCTCTCACCCTAGAATTAGCCCAATTTGAAGACTCAGAATTCTACGACAAAATGATGAATGCGCGGCGGGAAGCTTCCATTCGTCCTTTGTCTTTGGTAAATCGAACCTTTGGTTTAGTACAGAGTGGATTATCTTTATTTACCTACGGTGCTTTACTAATTAAGTTTTCTTTCTGGGCGGTGGTGGCATTAATTATAGCTGCGATGCCTGCGTTTGTTGCGGAGACGAAATTTGCAGGGCAAGCATTTCGCTTGTTCACTTGGCGCGCACCGGAATCTCGTCAACAGCATTATTTGGAAACCTTGGTAGCGAGGGAAGACTTTGCCAAGGAAGTCAAGCTTTACCAACTGGGGCAAATGTTGCTGGGGCGCTACCATGGTGTATTTCAGCAAATGTATCGAGAGGATAGGGATTTAACTTTACGACGGGGATTTTGGGGTTATGTCTTGAGTTTATTGAGTACTGCGGCTTTTTACATTGCCTATGGGTGGATTGTCATGGAAACCATGGTAGGAAAAATTACCCTAGGAGACATGACAATGTATCTGACAGTGTTTCGTCAGGGGCAAAATACCTTTGCTGGAGCGCTGACTTCTATCGGGGGAATGTACGAAGATAATCTGTATCTTGCCAATTTGTACGAATTTTTAGAATCAGAGGTGACTCCACCCCAGGGTAGGGCAACCCAAGGAAGCAAACCTGGTGATGGGATTCGCTTTATTGATGTGACATTTACCTATCCTGGAAGCAGTGAACCTGCATTGAAGCAGATTTCTTTCCATATCCAACCGGGAGAAAAGTTGGCGATCGCCGGGGAAAATGGTTCTGGAAAAACGACTCTGATTAAACTGCTCACCCGACTCTATCAACCGGATTCGGGAATCATCTTACTGGATGGTTTAGATTTGCAAGCGTGGGATGTAGATATACTACGCAGACGCATGGGAGTAATTTTTCAGAATTTCGTTCGCTACCAGTTCACCGTCGGGGAAAATATTGGTGTGGGGGATGTGGAAAATCTCCAAGAGCAGCAAAGATGGAAAACTTCCGCCGAAAAAGGGATGGCTCTATCATTCATTGAAAAACTACCCGCAGGTTTTAGCACCCAACTGGGAAAATGGTTTAAGGGAGGACAGGAATTATCCGGGGGGCAATGGCAAAAAATCGCCCTTTCTCGTGCTTTAATGCGGACAAGTGCAGATATCTTAGTTTTAGATGAACCCACATCTGCGATTGATGCACAGGCAGAATATGAGATTTTTAACCATTTCCGCACCCTTACCAAACATCAAATGGTGTTTTTAATTTCCCACCGCTTTTCCACAGTACGTATGGCTGACAAAATCCTCGTAATTGAGCATGGGGAAATTTTAGAACAAGGTAGCCACGCCGAATTATTAGCCCTTGATGGCAGGTATGCACAGCTATTTCATTTGCAAGCTGCCGGATATCGTTAG
- a CDS encoding Uma2 family endonuclease — translation MTSITINFQSITEISDEQFYQLCRQNPDIKFERNTRGELIIMPLTGGETGKITAKIITKFVLWNEETELGEVFDSSTCFKLPNGANRSPDVSWIEKSRWEGLSQEEREKFPPIAPDFILELMSPSDSLPEIQKKMQEYMDGGVKLGWLIDRKNRCVEIYRQGKTVEILTAPTTISGEDILPGLILGMLFIWN, via the coding sequence ATGACCAGCATTACAATTAATTTTCAAAGTATTACTGAAATCAGTGATGAGCAATTCTATCAACTATGTCGGCAGAACCCCGATATCAAATTTGAACGTAATACCAGGGGGGAATTAATTATTATGCCGCTAACGGGAGGAGAAACCGGAAAAATTACTGCGAAAATCATCACTAAATTTGTTTTGTGGAATGAAGAAACAGAATTAGGAGAAGTTTTCGATTCCTCCACTTGTTTTAAACTTCCGAATGGTGCTAACCGCTCTCCAGATGTATCTTGGATAGAAAAGTCGAGATGGGAAGGTTTATCGCAAGAAGAACGGGAAAAATTTCCCCCCATTGCCCCTGATTTTATTTTAGAGTTAATGTCTCCATCGGATAGTTTGCCAGAAATTCAAAAGAAGATGCAGGAATATATGGATGGGGGTGTAAAATTAGGTTGGTTAATTGATAGAAAAAACCGTTGTGTAGAAATTTATCGCCAGGGAAAAACTGTAGAAATATTGACAGCACCGACAACAATTTCGGGAGAAGATATCTTACCTGGGTTAATTTTAGGTATGCTGTTTATATGGAATTGA
- a CDS encoding alpha/beta fold hydrolase, translated as MLPLRQTLSTPDIQLSYLEWNQGKEPLLLLHGMADHALVWSSLGNHLASDYHIIAPDLRGHGESSKPEQGYSFEMAIADLEMLMDTVGFSSAHILSHSWSAKLSTIWARKNPQRFRSLVIVDPIFAWKMSSIFNFTFPFFYRVLPFLQGMGPFASYDIAEAKARTFKQYKDWTPLQQQVFQAGIIEKADGTWVSKFTVAARNGIFEEVMKVPALTVPVTTPTLLIQPEKGVNRFDWQLQPYKKYLKNLQISRVPGNHWAFLTEPEVFNQTVAEFLSKAKSLHN; from the coding sequence ATGTTACCCCTACGTCAAACTCTCTCAACACCAGATATTCAGCTTTCCTACCTAGAATGGAATCAGGGAAAGGAACCCTTATTATTACTCCACGGAATGGCTGATCATGCCCTGGTTTGGTCAAGCTTAGGTAATCATCTCGCCTCAGATTATCACATCATTGCTCCCGATTTGCGAGGTCATGGGGAAAGCAGTAAACCGGAGCAGGGTTATAGTTTTGAGATGGCGATCGCCGATTTGGAAATGCTGATGGATACCGTCGGTTTTAGCTCTGCCCATATCCTATCCCATTCCTGGTCTGCTAAACTGAGTACTATCTGGGCAAGAAAAAATCCCCAACGTTTCCGGAGTTTGGTGATTGTAGACCCAATTTTTGCCTGGAAAATGTCCAGTATTTTCAACTTTACCTTTCCCTTTTTCTACCGCGTTTTACCCTTTCTTCAGGGAATGGGACCCTTTGCCAGTTATGATATAGCAGAGGCGAAAGCTCGTACCTTCAAACAATACAAAGATTGGACACCCCTACAACAACAAGTATTTCAAGCTGGAATTATCGAAAAAGCTGATGGTACTTGGGTTAGTAAGTTTACCGTAGCCGCCCGTAATGGTATTTTTGAAGAAGTCATGAAAGTTCCGGCTTTAACTGTTCCTGTAACTACACCCACACTGCTAATCCAACCGGAAAAAGGTGTCAATCGTTTCGACTGGCAACTGCAACCATACAAAAAATATCTCAAAAATCTGCAAATCTCCCGCGTACCTGGTAATCATTGGGCATTTTTGACGGAACCAGAGGTATTTAATCAGACAGTTGCAGAGTTTTTAAGTAAAGCAAAATCACTTCACAACTAA
- a CDS encoding sensor histidine kinase, producing the protein MILKWFYNLPIRRKQLIALFTSEVISIVGLVGTGSLLIISGGRSLLVNQAKSELAVTEINYNIKINQMGFGFRGQSDNVAIISAAQQYSQFQKISPSLQQEVKKILQNEVKARKIEYATLVSQDFRIIANANRDRQGEIFNPQNLVTQVFRKPEQIKTSEIVSWEELTKENPPLPSGVAGKESLIRYTVTPVKDPQTRQVIGALISGDIVNQKLPIVTQTLDAQDGGYSAVYLQSSTGEFHLATAAIETTNSQQNPDKTTANSPYLLNFPLPNTSLLASAVTTNNQIVTERISLQGKTYTVAAKKLINYAGKPVAVLVRGTPETDLNNLLRDSLALQAAIAILTLLIDIGLAGLLGRAIARPVKHLTQVAKQFSQGKLTERAEVMSKDEIGELAVNFNNMAERLSLREQTIQEQMQQLQATLAELQETQTQLIQTEKMSSLGQMVAGIAHEINNPTSFICGNLSPLTNYVSDVFKLLHLYQKSYPETNAEINQLIQEIDLDYLQEDLPKLINSLKVGSDRIAEIVLSLRNFSRLDEAECKFADIHSGIDSTLMILNHRLKVQPHRCAIAVTKEYNNLPPVECYPGQLNQVLMNILSNAIDALEEVIETHSIQPQIQIRTQHITPEAIAIHIKDNALGIPETLLAKIFDPFFTTKPVGKGTGIGLSISYQIIVEKHQGELQCLSTPDKGTEFIIQIPITQKVKNSTENS; encoded by the coding sequence ATGATTTTAAAATGGTTTTATAATTTGCCAATTCGGCGAAAGCAATTAATTGCCCTATTTACTTCGGAAGTGATTTCAATTGTGGGGCTAGTGGGAACAGGTTCCCTATTAATTATTAGTGGTGGGCGTAGTCTTTTAGTGAATCAAGCGAAGTCAGAACTAGCGGTAACGGAGATTAACTATAATATTAAAATTAATCAAATGGGATTTGGTTTTCGGGGACAATCCGATAATGTAGCAATCATCTCTGCTGCCCAACAATATAGCCAATTTCAAAAAATTAGTCCTAGCTTGCAACAGGAAGTCAAGAAAATATTACAAAATGAAGTTAAAGCTCGTAAAATTGAATATGCAACTTTAGTCAGTCAAGACTTCCGAATTATTGCCAATGCTAATCGCGATCGCCAAGGAGAAATCTTTAATCCCCAGAATTTAGTCACCCAGGTTTTCCGCAAACCAGAGCAAATCAAAACCAGTGAAATTGTTTCCTGGGAAGAATTAACCAAGGAGAATCCTCCCTTACCGTCAGGGGTTGCGGGGAAAGAATCCTTGATTCGCTACACAGTCACACCAGTCAAAGATCCACAGACTCGTCAAGTGATTGGTGCATTGATATCTGGAGATATAGTCAATCAAAAATTACCGATTGTGACTCAAACCTTAGATGCACAAGATGGTGGTTATAGTGCAGTTTATTTACAATCATCTACGGGAGAATTTCATTTAGCAACTGCGGCAATTGAGACAACTAATTCTCAACAAAATCCGGATAAAACTACAGCCAATTCCCCATATTTACTAAATTTTCCCCTACCAAATACATCTTTGTTAGCAAGTGCAGTGACTACAAATAATCAGATTGTCACTGAGCGAATTTCTCTACAAGGTAAAACCTATACAGTTGCAGCAAAAAAGCTTATAAACTATGCAGGTAAACCAGTCGCAGTATTAGTGAGGGGTACACCAGAAACAGATTTAAATAATTTACTCAGAGATAGTTTAGCCCTACAAGCAGCGATCGCCATCCTCACATTACTAATTGATATTGGATTAGCTGGACTTTTAGGAAGAGCGATCGCGCGTCCCGTCAAACATCTTACACAGGTAGCAAAACAGTTTTCCCAAGGCAAACTTACAGAAAGAGCAGAAGTTATGTCTAAAGATGAAATTGGAGAACTGGCAGTTAATTTTAACAATATGGCAGAAAGATTGTCTCTACGAGAACAGACAATTCAAGAACAAATGCAACAATTACAAGCAACTTTAGCAGAATTACAAGAAACACAAACTCAATTAATTCAAACCGAAAAAATGTCTAGTTTAGGGCAAATGGTAGCAGGAATTGCCCACGAAATTAATAATCCGACGAGCTTTATTTGTGGGAATCTGTCACCTTTAACTAATTATGTCAGCGATGTTTTTAAATTATTACACCTATACCAAAAATCCTATCCTGAAACTAATGCCGAAATTAATCAGCTAATTCAAGAAATCGATTTAGACTATTTACAAGAAGATTTACCCAAATTAATCAATTCCTTGAAGGTGGGTAGCGATCGCATTGCCGAAATTGTCCTTTCCCTGCGGAATTTCTCCCGTCTGGATGAAGCTGAGTGTAAATTTGCAGACATTCACTCCGGAATCGATAGTACCTTGATGATTTTGAATCATCGTCTGAAAGTGCAACCCCATCGCTGCGCGATCGCAGTCACCAAAGAATACAACAATTTACCCCCAGTAGAATGCTACCCTGGGCAGTTAAATCAGGTATTAATGAATATCCTCAGTAACGCGATTGACGCTCTCGAAGAAGTCATCGAAACCCATTCCATCCAACCCCAGATTCAGATACGTACCCAACACATCACCCCAGAAGCGATCGCTATCCACATCAAAGATAATGCATTAGGAATACCAGAAACCCTCCTTGCCAAAATATTTGACCCATTTTTTACCACCAAACCAGTAGGTAAAGGTACGGGAATTGGTTTATCTATCAGCTACCAAATTATTGTGGAAAAACACCAAGGTGAATTACAGTGTTTATCTACCCCAGACAAAGGTACAGAATTTATTATCCAAATACCCATCACCCAAAAAGTTAAGAACTCCACAGAGAATAGTTAG
- a CDS encoding diflavin flavoprotein, with product MNNPNPRDVQVLPIATDTTVLRARSWTRLRFEIEYALARGTTSNSYLIAGDQTALIDPPPETFTEMYIEALHKCVEWEKLNYVVIGHFNPNRLSTLKALLNVAPHITFVCSLPCATSLTASFSDRNLKILAMRGKETLDLGQGHILKFIPIPSPRWITGLCTYDEQTQILYSNKLFGTHICGDDVFDEDWGLLKEDQRYYFDCLMAPHASQVRAALEKISEYQIRMYAPVHGPLVRYGFMELSKFYDNWSKSHTEREITVALLYASAYGNTATLAQAMALGLTKGGVALETINCEFAEPDEIRAAIAKADGFVIGSPTIGGNAPTPIHTALGVVLGNGDNSKLAGVFGSYGWSGEAFDLIEGKLKDAGYRFGFETLKARFKPSDLTLKQCEEMGIDFAQTLKKTKKLRLPQPVATPVEQAVGRIVGSVCVISAKQGEISTGMMGAWVSQATFNPPGITVAIAKDRSVESLMYPGGKFVLNILAEGEHGEYMKHFRKSFAPNEDRFSSFPTAIADNGCIVLTEASAYLECTVEKRMECGDHWVIYALVDNGKLIKPEAVTAIHHRKSGSYY from the coding sequence ATGAATAATCCTAATCCTCGTGACGTGCAGGTGTTGCCAATTGCCACGGACACCACAGTATTAAGAGCGCGTAGTTGGACACGTCTGCGGTTTGAAATTGAATATGCTTTAGCTCGTGGTACAACATCAAATAGCTATTTGATTGCTGGTGATCAAACAGCGCTGATTGATCCACCTCCAGAGACTTTTACAGAGATGTATATTGAAGCTCTGCACAAGTGTGTGGAGTGGGAAAAGTTAAATTATGTCGTGATTGGGCATTTTAACCCGAATCGTCTTTCTACCCTGAAAGCACTGTTGAATGTTGCACCTCATATTACCTTTGTTTGTTCCCTACCCTGTGCGACAAGTTTGACAGCTAGCTTTAGCGATCGCAACTTGAAAATCTTAGCGATGCGGGGTAAGGAAACTTTAGATTTGGGTCAAGGTCATATCCTCAAGTTTATCCCGATTCCTAGCCCCCGATGGATAACGGGGCTGTGTACCTACGATGAACAAACCCAAATTCTCTACAGTAATAAGTTATTTGGGACTCATATCTGTGGTGATGATGTCTTTGATGAAGATTGGGGTTTACTGAAGGAAGACCAACGTTACTATTTTGACTGCTTAATGGCTCCCCATGCTTCCCAGGTGAGAGCAGCATTAGAAAAAATCTCCGAATATCAGATCAGAATGTATGCTCCTGTCCATGGTCCCTTAGTTCGCTATGGGTTTATGGAACTAAGCAAATTTTACGATAATTGGAGCAAATCCCACACAGAGCGGGAAATTACCGTTGCCTTACTTTATGCTTCTGCCTACGGTAACACGGCAACCTTGGCTCAAGCTATGGCATTGGGCTTAACTAAGGGTGGTGTCGCTCTGGAAACCATTAACTGTGAATTTGCGGAACCTGATGAAATTCGGGCAGCGATCGCTAAAGCTGATGGTTTTGTCATCGGTTCTCCTACCATTGGGGGAAATGCTCCGACTCCGATTCACACTGCTTTGGGGGTAGTTTTAGGTAATGGTGATAACAGTAAATTAGCGGGTGTCTTTGGTTCCTACGGTTGGAGTGGGGAAGCCTTTGATTTAATTGAAGGTAAGCTCAAAGATGCTGGTTATCGCTTTGGGTTTGAGACTTTGAAAGCGAGATTTAAACCCTCTGACTTAACCCTGAAACAATGTGAAGAAATGGGTATAGATTTTGCCCAAACCTTGAAAAAAACGAAAAAATTACGCCTACCTCAACCTGTGGCAACCCCTGTAGAACAAGCTGTTGGACGTATTGTTGGTTCTGTTTGTGTGATTTCTGCCAAACAGGGAGAAATTTCCACCGGGATGATGGGTGCTTGGGTGTCGCAAGCTACCTTTAATCCTCCTGGTATTACCGTGGCGATCGCTAAGGATAGATCGGTAGAGTCTTTGATGTATCCCGGCGGTAAGTTTGTCTTAAATATCCTGGCAGAAGGGGAGCATGGGGAATATATGAAACATTTCCGTAAGTCTTTTGCTCCCAATGAAGATAGATTTTCCAGTTTCCCTACCGCGATCGCTGATAATGGTTGTATTGTTTTGACTGAGGCTTCGGCTTACCTGGAATGTACCGTAGAAAAGCGGATGGAATGTGGCGATCACTGGGTAATTTACGCTTTGGTTGATAACGGTAAGTTAATTAAACCGGAAGCTGTCACTGCTATCCATCACCGTAAGTCTGGTAGTTATTATTAG